One genomic region from Phocoena sinus isolate mPhoSin1 chromosome 21, mPhoSin1.pri, whole genome shotgun sequence encodes:
- the CLDN23 gene encoding claudin-23 has protein sequence MRTPVVMILGMVLAPCGLLLTLTGTLTPGWRLVKGFLDQPVDVVLYQGLWDMCREQSSSERQCGQPDDLGYFAAEPVRVARGLMITSLAATALGLLLATVGVRCWQDEPHFALAGLSGVVLFAAGLLSLIPVSWYNHFLADRAVLPAQSSPVTVQVGYSLVLGYLGGCLLLLGGFSLALSFAPWCAERCRSCRKAPPARARRSSISTVYIDWPEPALTPAIKYYSDGQHRPRPVQLGAASQRKAGFPMPRPPPKAYSNPVEVLDGEKAPESHHGESSRSTRSCGSALPCDSDL, from the coding sequence TGAGGACGCCAGTGGTGATGATTCTGGGCATGGTGCTCGCACCCTGCGGGCTGCTACTCACCCTGACCGGCACGCTGACGCCCGGCTGGAGACTGGTGAAGGGCTTCCTTGACCAGCCGGTGGACGTGGTGCTGTACCAGGGCCTGTGGGACATGTGCCGCGAGCAGAGCAGCAGCGAGCGCCAGTGCGGTCAGCCAGACGACTTGGGCTACTTCGCCGCCGAGCCCGTGCGGGTGGCGCGGGGACTCATGATCACGTCGCTGGCCGCCACGGCCCTGGGGCTACTGCTGGCGACGGTCGGCGTGCGCTGCTGGCAGGACGAGCCCCACTTCGCGCTGGCCGGCCTCTCCGGCGTCGTGCTTTTCGCCGCGGGCCTCTTGAGCCTCATCCCAGTCTCCTGGTACAACCACTTCTTGGCGGATCGCGCCGTCCTGCCCGCCCAGTCCAGCCCGGTCACCGTGCAGGTCGGCTACAGCCTGGTGCTGGGCTACCTGGGCGGCTGCCTGCTGCTGCTGGGCGGCTTCTCGCTGGCGCTCAGCTTTGCGCCTTGGTGCGCCGAGCGCTGTCGCAGCTGCCGGAAGGCGCCCCCAGCCAGGGCGCGCCGCAGCAGCATCAGCACCGTGTACATCGACTGGCCGGAGCCCGCGCTCACGCCGGCCATCAAGTACTACAGCGACGGCCAGCACCGGCCGCGGCCCGTCCAGCTCGGCGCCGCCAGCCAGCGCAAGGCCGGCTTCCCGATGCCCCGGCCGCCGCCCAAGGCCTACAGCAACCCGGTGGAAGTGCTCGATGGGGAGAAGGCTCCCGAATCCCACCACGGCGAGTCCTCCCGCAGCACCCGGTCATGCGGCAGCGCGCTGCCCTGCGACTCCGACCTGTAG